From a region of the Pleuronectes platessa chromosome 22, fPlePla1.1, whole genome shotgun sequence genome:
- the ssbp1 gene encoding single-stranded DNA-binding protein, mitochondrial, protein MLRRATTQIFRQAVRCASTDSSLILERSINRVQLLGRVGQDPVMRQVEGRNPVTIFSLATNEMWRSEGGEVSATGDISQKTTWHRVSVFKPGLRDVAYQYVKKGSRILIEGKLDYGEYVDKNQVRRQATTIIADNIIFLSDNVRERV, encoded by the exons ATGTTGAGACGTGCGACCACACAG ATCTTCCGACAGGCGGTGAGATGCGCGAGCACCGACTCCAGCCTCATCCTGGAGAGAT CGATTAACCGCGTCCAGCTGCTGGGGCGGGTGGGGCAGGACCCCGTGATGAGGCAGGTCGAGGGTCGTAACCCCGTCACCATCTTCTCGTTGGCCACAAACGAGATGTGGCGTTCTGAGGGCGGAGAAGTCAGTGCAACAG GCGACATCAGTCAGAAGACGACGTGGcaccgtgtgtctgtgttcaaacCCGGTCTGAGAGACGTGGCCTACCAGTACGTCAAGAAAGG gtCCAGGATTCTCATCGAGGGGAAACTGGACTACGGAGAATACGTGGACAAGAACCAGGTCCGACGTCAGGCCACCACCATCATCGCAG ACAACATCATCTTCCTGAGCGACAACGTGCGGGAGAGAGTCTGA